The sequence CATAGGGCGAGACCGGGCGCGCCGCCTCGCCAGAGCGGGTGGAAACGCGGGGCGGCGTCAGCAGCAGTTGCAGGTCGGCCGCATACGCCTTGACAAAATCGTCGTCCATTTTCATCCTCCTTCAGAATCTGAGGCGGCCTCATCCGAGGCGGACTCTTCGAGGCCAAGCGCCATGAGATAGCCACGCGCACGTTCGCTGCGCGGATAACGGTTCACCAATTGCCAGAAACCAGGGCCATGGTTGGGCGCCTGCAAGTGCGCCAGTTCATGGACGATGACGTAGTCCTGCACCCAGGCCGGGAGCGTCGCCACCCGGTGGGAGATGCGGATGCGGCCGTTGGTGGGCGTGCAGGAGCCATAGCGCCGCTCCTGGTTCGTCACCCAGCGGATGCTCTGCCAGCGCAGGCGGCCGGCAAAATACTCGCGGTTGAGCTGCTGCGCCCGCACCGCCAACTCGTTGTCGCTGAGCGAGCGGGCGTCGCGCTTGCGCTCGAGACGGGCGCTCAGCCGGGCGATGGACTCAGCCAACTCTTGCTCGCTGATCTCCACCGGCGCCCGGACGACCAGCGTTTCCCCTTCCAGGCGGGCGCTGATGGTCTTGGTGCGGCGGTCGCTGCGGATCACTTCCACTTTCATAGCGCCTATTATGGCAGGTGGGCCGCCCTTCGCGCAAACAAACCGCAGCGGCGGGCATTGCACCCCGATCCGCCCTGTGCTACGATGCCCACACTCCCCCACCCCCAATCTCCAATCTCCGCCCTCTGACCTCCGACCTCTGATCTCCGCTCTCCGCCCTCCCCCCATGCCCTTCACCCCCATCGCCCGCTTCTACGACGCCCACCACGGCCAGATCAGCGAAGACATCCCCGCCTACCTGACCCTCGCCCGACAGACCGGCGGCCCCGTGCTCGACCTGGGCGTGGGCACCGGCCGGCTGGCCCTGGCCCTGGCCAAAGCCGGATACACCGTC comes from Caldilineales bacterium and encodes:
- a CDS encoding M48 family metallopeptidase, with amino-acid sequence MKVEVIRSDRRTKTISARLEGETLVVRAPVEISEQELAESIARLSARLERKRDARSLSDNELAVRAQQLNREYFAGRLRWQSIRWVTNQERRYGSCTPTNGRIRISHRVATLPAWVQDYVIVHELAHLQAPNHGPGFWQLVNRYPRSERARGYLMALGLEESASDEAASDSEGG